In uncultured Desulfobacter sp., one DNA window encodes the following:
- a CDS encoding cache domain-containing protein, giving the protein MIILSLGFSLLFFQVRSALEQKIKEELNQSNQTITDMIETTATVSIRNHLKAIAEKNREIVSYFYQKFLDGEISESEAKHNAVQVLLSQTVGDTGYLYCIDSKGIAVVHPQKGVLGHNFSFRKFIQKQISEKEGYLEYEWKNPGETLERPKALYMSYFEAWDWIISASSYKSEFLWLIDIEDFKDRILNLSFGKTGYSFILNSKGDAVIHPEVTGNVLALKDANGFSFVREMMRLKKGYLTYWWKNPSEPYPREKFVAFDYIPAFDWLIVSSSYTREVFSSLNDIQKTFLVILILVVLITGGITLIVSTTITNPLLKFIRQLEKMAPDDWSSRLADEGNDEIGKLSASFNRFMDRIGAYRKELISEIKVRKKAENDLQHLKNYLSDIIDSMPSILIGVDNHGIITQWNKKAQQATGISSESATGRLVHDVFPQMSNRMELIRQAISEQRVTSESRHTRTQNNQTFFEDVTVYPLRATGVKGCVIRIDDVTQQVRMEEMMIQSEKMMSVGGLAAGMAHEINNPLAGMVQNVIVMQSRLENPDMPANQRAAKELGISTTDIKHFMEKRGILRILEAIHSSGLRAAEIVNSMLSFARQSDADVSFHYPDQLIDQILELVATDYDLKKQYDFKSIKIIKEYADNLPMLPCESAKIQQVMLNILRNGAQAMQEANTASPMFTIRIYAETASQMICIEIEDNGPGMDEETRLKAFDPFFTTKPVGIGTGLGLSVSYFIITENHNGTMDVISEPGKGTNFIIQLPIQRN; this is encoded by the coding sequence ATGATCATATTGTCGTTGGGTTTTTCACTGCTTTTTTTCCAGGTGCGCAGTGCCCTTGAGCAAAAAATCAAAGAAGAGTTGAACCAGTCCAACCAGACGATTACCGATATGATAGAAACCACGGCAACAGTTTCAATCAGAAATCATTTAAAGGCCATTGCGGAAAAAAACAGAGAAATTGTATCCTATTTTTATCAAAAATTTCTTGATGGAGAAATTTCGGAATCCGAGGCCAAACACAATGCTGTCCAGGTGTTGTTAAGTCAAACCGTCGGGGATACCGGATATCTTTACTGCATCGACAGCAAAGGGATTGCCGTTGTGCACCCCCAAAAAGGGGTGTTGGGCCATAATTTTTCTTTTCGTAAATTTATCCAGAAACAGATATCGGAAAAAGAAGGGTATCTGGAATATGAATGGAAAAATCCGGGAGAAACCCTGGAACGTCCCAAAGCCCTTTACATGAGTTACTTTGAAGCCTGGGACTGGATCATTTCCGCATCGTCCTATAAATCCGAATTCCTATGGCTCATCGATATTGAAGATTTCAAAGATAGAATTTTGAATCTCTCCTTTGGTAAGACCGGATATTCTTTTATCCTGAATTCAAAAGGGGATGCCGTGATCCATCCCGAAGTGACCGGTAATGTTTTGGCTTTGAAGGATGCCAACGGATTTTCCTTTGTTAGAGAAATGATGCGGTTAAAAAAAGGATACCTGACATACTGGTGGAAAAATCCTTCCGAACCATATCCCCGAGAAAAATTTGTAGCGTTTGACTATATACCGGCATTTGACTGGCTTATTGTTTCATCCTCTTATACCAGGGAAGTGTTTTCCTCGTTGAATGACATACAGAAAACATTTCTTGTGATATTAATTCTGGTGGTTTTAATCACGGGAGGGATTACTTTAATCGTAAGCACGACTATTACAAATCCTTTGCTTAAATTTATCCGTCAGCTTGAAAAAATGGCGCCGGATGACTGGTCATCACGGCTGGCAGATGAAGGAAATGATGAAATTGGCAAACTTTCAGCAAGCTTTAACCGGTTTATGGACCGGATAGGTGCCTATCGCAAAGAGCTGATCTCAGAGATCAAGGTCCGCAAAAAAGCGGAAAATGATCTTCAGCATTTAAAAAACTATCTATCCGATATCATTGATTCAATGCCGTCAATCCTGATTGGGGTGGACAATCACGGCATCATCACCCAATGGAATAAAAAAGCCCAGCAGGCCACCGGAATTTCTTCTGAATCAGCCACAGGGCGTCTTGTTCATGATGTTTTTCCCCAAATGTCAAATCGGATGGAACTGATCCGGCAGGCGATCTCAGAGCAGCGGGTCACTTCGGAGTCACGGCATACCAGGACACAAAACAATCAAACGTTTTTTGAAGATGTTACCGTATATCCATTGCGAGCCACAGGGGTGAAAGGGTGTGTGATCAGAATTGATGATGTTACCCAACAGGTGCGCATGGAAGAGATGATGATTCAGTCCGAGAAAATGATGTCCGTAGGCGGCCTTGCCGCAGGTATGGCCCATGAAATAAACAATCCCCTGGCAGGCATGGTCCAGAATGTGATTGTTATGCAATCAAGGCTGGAAAACCCCGACATGCCGGCAAATCAGCGTGCCGCCAAGGAACTTGGCATCTCCACAACAGATATCAAACATTTCATGGAAAAAAGAGGGATTCTCCGTATACTTGAAGCCATTCATTCATCCGGGTTACGTGCTGCAGAAATTGTTAACAGTATGCTCAGCTTTGCAAGACAATCCGATGCCGATGTCTCTTTCCATTACCCGGATCAGCTTATAGATCAAATCCTTGAACTGGTTGCAACGGATTATGACCTGAAAAAACAATACGATTTTAAATCCATTAAAATTATAAAAGAATATGCTGACAACCTGCCGATGCTGCCTTGCGAAAGTGCTAAAATTCAACAGGTAATGTTGAACATTCTACGTAATGGTGCACAGGCGATGCAGGAGGCCAATACGGCATCTCCAATGTTTACTATCAGAATCTATGCTGAAACAGCCTCTCAAATGATATGCATAGAAATAGAAGATAACGGCCCCGGCATGGATGAAGAAACTCGCTTAAAGGCCTTTGACCCGTTTTTTACAACAAAACCGGTTGGGATTGGAACCGGATTGGGTCTGTCTGTGTCGTATTTTATCATCACTGAAAATCATAACGGAACAATGGATGTTATTTCCGAACCGGGTAAAGGAACAAATTTTATTATTCAACTTCCGATTCAGAGAAATTGA
- a CDS encoding radical SAM protein, translating to MHYEGTVIRPPSEANSILLQVTLGCSHNKCTFCGTYRGKRFDIKKDDVIFEDIEFASKHCRRQNRLFLCDGDALIIPMRRLVPILERIRDRLPWVERVGVYANTKSIKMKTDEELALLHKLGLKIAYMGLESGDDKVLEAIRKGADADKMVTMGKKLKKAGIKVSVTVLLGLGGRKGSLNHARETGRVLTAMDPDFVGALSLMLIPGTALHDQYEKGDFQLLGPEEMLTELGAMIAATNLTDGLFHANHASNYLPIRAHLPRDKEKTLELISQALDGKVPLKPEYMRAL from the coding sequence ATGCATTACGAAGGTACGGTTATCAGGCCTCCCAGCGAGGCGAACAGTATACTGCTCCAGGTCACATTGGGCTGCTCCCATAATAAATGTACCTTTTGCGGGACCTATCGTGGAAAACGGTTCGACATCAAAAAAGATGATGTGATCTTTGAAGACATCGAATTTGCAAGCAAGCACTGCCGTCGGCAGAATCGTTTGTTTTTGTGTGACGGGGATGCCCTGATTATTCCCATGAGACGCCTGGTCCCCATCCTTGAAAGAATCCGGGACCGGCTGCCTTGGGTGGAGCGGGTCGGCGTTTATGCCAACACCAAAAGTATCAAGATGAAAACCGATGAAGAGTTGGCCCTGCTGCATAAACTTGGACTCAAGATTGCCTACATGGGTCTTGAATCCGGTGATGATAAGGTCCTTGAGGCCATCCGCAAGGGTGCGGACGCGGATAAAATGGTCACCATGGGAAAAAAGTTGAAAAAGGCGGGCATCAAAGTCTCGGTGACGGTATTGCTTGGACTTGGCGGCCGCAAAGGCTCCTTAAACCATGCCCGGGAAACCGGCAGGGTGCTTACGGCCATGGACCCTGATTTTGTCGGTGCATTAAGCCTGATGCTTATCCCCGGCACAGCACTGCATGACCAGTATGAAAAAGGCGACTTTCAGCTGCTTGGGCCCGAGGAGATGCTCACCGAGCTTGGGGCCATGATTGCCGCAACCAACCTGACAGACGGCCTTTTTCATGCCAACCATGCATCCAATTATTTACCCATACGGGCACATCTACCCCGGGACAAAGAAAAAACCCTTGAACTTATATCCCAGGCCCTGGACGGCAAAGTGCCGTTGAAACCTGAATATATGAGAGCGTTATAG
- the tkt gene encoding transketolase has protein sequence MADAENNNQDQLTVNTIRALCMDMVQKANSGHPGAPMGLAPAAYVIFKHFLKQNPANPSWVDRDRFVLSGGHASSLLYSLLYLFGYGLTLDDLKNFRQWGSKTPGHPEYGDTAGVETTTGPLGQGVANAVGMAIAERHMADRFNKDDQCVIDHYTYAICGDGDLMEGVALEAVSLAGHLGLGRLILIYDDNEITIEGKTSITFTENTRAKFDAMNWHVVEVADGNDLNAIEKAIQSAKDAVSRPSLIKVSTHIAYGSPSKQDSPDAHGSPLGEEEIKVVKKFYGLPEDKDFYVPDDVLENTRKALAYGEQYEKTWQEEFTTFKNLYPEDANLFVDAITGFLTKGWDKDIPVFKSEDGPVATRAASGQVLNSIAPNLPALMGGSADLAPSNKTYMTCAEEFQKEAWSGRNIRFGVREHAMGAIMSGMYLHGGVRPFGGTFLVFADYMRPAIRVASLMRLPIIYVFTHDSVAVGEDGPTHQPVEHVAALRAIPGLTVIRPADANETALAWKKALGTLNSPTALILSRQKLPTLDLSNSDGDMIWGGYTVRSAGKTPDMLIIATGSEVHISVAAADILEKEHNIKASVVSLLSWELFEKAPEAYKERIFPAAVTKRLTVEAGISMGWEKYAGTQGKSISIERFGASAPGGTVLKEFGFSVENIVKTALEM, from the coding sequence ATGGCTGATGCCGAAAACAACAACCAAGACCAGCTTACCGTCAACACCATCCGTGCCCTGTGCATGGACATGGTCCAGAAGGCCAACTCCGGGCATCCCGGAGCACCTATGGGGCTGGCACCTGCCGCTTATGTGATTTTCAAACACTTTTTAAAACAAAATCCGGCCAATCCGTCCTGGGTGGACCGGGACCGTTTTGTTTTGTCCGGCGGACATGCATCTTCTTTGTTGTACTCTCTTTTATATCTGTTTGGCTATGGGTTGACCCTGGATGATTTGAAAAATTTCAGACAGTGGGGATCCAAGACTCCTGGGCATCCCGAGTATGGTGATACCGCAGGCGTGGAAACCACCACCGGCCCCTTGGGACAGGGCGTAGCCAATGCCGTGGGCATGGCCATTGCCGAACGTCATATGGCGGACCGGTTCAACAAGGATGACCAATGCGTAATTGATCATTACACCTATGCCATCTGCGGCGACGGGGATCTCATGGAAGGGGTGGCGCTTGAAGCCGTTTCCCTGGCTGGCCATCTGGGGCTTGGACGCTTGATCCTCATCTATGATGACAATGAAATCACCATCGAAGGCAAAACCAGCATCACATTCACCGAAAATACCCGTGCGAAATTCGATGCCATGAACTGGCATGTGGTTGAGGTGGCGGACGGCAATGACCTTAATGCCATTGAAAAAGCGATCCAGTCCGCTAAGGATGCCGTTTCTAGGCCCTCGTTGATAAAAGTCAGTACGCACATCGCCTACGGCAGCCCCAGCAAACAGGATTCACCGGATGCCCACGGCTCCCCCCTGGGTGAAGAAGAGATTAAAGTGGTGAAAAAATTCTACGGCCTGCCCGAAGATAAGGATTTTTATGTGCCTGATGACGTGCTGGAAAATACGCGCAAGGCACTGGCATATGGGGAGCAGTATGAGAAAACCTGGCAGGAGGAGTTCACAACATTTAAGAACCTGTACCCCGAAGACGCCAATCTGTTTGTGGATGCCATCACAGGATTTTTAACTAAAGGATGGGATAAGGATATTCCTGTGTTCAAGTCCGAGGACGGACCTGTGGCCACCCGGGCGGCGTCCGGCCAGGTGCTCAACAGCATCGCACCGAATCTGCCGGCTTTGATGGGCGGATCTGCCGACCTTGCACCGTCCAACAAAACCTACATGACCTGTGCCGAGGAGTTCCAGAAAGAAGCATGGTCCGGCAGAAACATTCGCTTTGGTGTCCGGGAACACGCCATGGGCGCCATCATGAGCGGCATGTACCTGCACGGCGGGGTCCGGCCTTTTGGCGGTACCTTCCTGGTTTTTGCCGATTACATGCGGCCGGCCATCCGGGTGGCATCCCTGATGCGTCTGCCCATCATCTATGTGTTTACCCATGACTCCGTGGCTGTGGGCGAAGACGGCCCCACTCATCAGCCGGTGGAGCATGTGGCAGCCTTGCGGGCTATCCCGGGCCTGACCGTAATCCGTCCGGCGGATGCCAATGAAACGGCCCTGGCCTGGAAAAAGGCTTTAGGCACCCTGAACAGCCCCACGGCACTGATTCTTTCCCGGCAGAAACTGCCCACCCTGGATCTGTCCAACTCAGACGGAGATATGATATGGGGTGGATATACGGTAAGAAGCGCGGGCAAAACCCCTGATATGCTGATCATTGCAACGGGTTCGGAGGTTCACATCAGCGTGGCCGCTGCAGATATTTTGGAAAAAGAGCACAACATTAAAGCATCTGTTGTCTCTCTGCTCTCCTGGGAACTGTTTGAAAAGGCGCCTGAGGCATATAAAGAGAGAATTTTCCCTGCCGCTGTTACCAAACGGCTGACCGTCGAAGCCGGTATTTCCATGGGGTGGGAAAAGTATGCTGGCACCCAGGGCAAAAGCATCAGTATTGAACGGTTTGGTGCATCTGCCCCTGGTGGTACGGTACTCAAAGAGTTTGGTTTTTCCGTGGAAAACATCGTAAAAACCGCCTTAGAAATGTAA
- a CDS encoding secondary thiamine-phosphate synthase enzyme YjbQ: MQFSIKTGARTQMMDITAQVRDIVRQSGISNGLVHVFSMHTTGAVTINENADPAVPVDILSCINKVIPFDDNFTHMEGNSAAHIKVSLFGPSETVALENGNLVLGTWQSLFFCEFDGPRTRKVNVTIIGA; encoded by the coding sequence ATGCAGTTTTCAATTAAAACCGGGGCCAGGACTCAGATGATGGACATTACCGCCCAGGTCCGGGACATTGTCCGGCAGTCCGGCATAAGTAACGGCCTTGTGCATGTGTTTTCCATGCACACCACAGGGGCTGTGACCATTAATGAAAATGCGGATCCGGCGGTACCTGTGGATATTTTATCCTGCATCAACAAGGTGATTCCCTTTGATGACAACTTTACACATATGGAAGGCAATTCAGCGGCCCATATAAAGGTCAGCCTGTTCGGCCCATCTGAAACCGTTGCCCTTGAAAATGGAAATTTGGTTCTGGGGACCTGGCAAAGTCTTTTTTTCTGCGAGTTTGACGGGCCCAGAACCCGAAAAGTCAACGTGACAATTATTGGCGCATAA
- a CDS encoding Crp/Fnr family transcriptional regulator — protein sequence MEENLLAHLQRPEFADLYAALKKRNYPKGDFICRPESGENRIFIVAKGRARVYLGYEDKEFNIGILSKGDIYSAHTRAFVQALDEIDVLSADTETFRQKMLDDPEVAKAMIGILGSMLKNSFTIIENLIFKDVNSRLVGLLVNEAQKYGIPGADGGIIIKIDLSVEQIAFLVGSTRQTVSTFLNQLSRQKVIRKLGRGKFFIADLALLKTLEAS from the coding sequence TTGGAAGAAAATCTTCTGGCCCATCTTCAGCGTCCGGAATTTGCTGACTTATATGCTGCACTGAAAAAACGCAACTATCCCAAAGGGGATTTTATTTGTCGTCCCGAAAGCGGTGAAAATCGGATTTTTATCGTGGCCAAGGGGCGAGCCCGGGTATATCTGGGATATGAAGATAAAGAATTTAATATCGGCATTCTTTCCAAAGGTGATATCTACTCCGCACACACGCGTGCGTTTGTGCAGGCACTGGATGAGATTGATGTTTTAAGCGCAGATACTGAAACATTCAGGCAAAAAATGCTGGATGATCCGGAAGTGGCAAAAGCCATGATCGGCATACTGGGTAGTATGCTGAAAAACTCATTTACCATTATTGAGAACCTGATCTTCAAAGATGTCAACAGCCGCCTGGTCGGGCTTTTGGTAAACGAGGCCCAAAAATACGGCATACCAGGTGCAGACGGGGGCATCATCATTAAAATCGATCTTTCTGTTGAACAGATCGCCTTTCTTGTGGGGTCCACACGGCAAACGGTATCCACCTTTTTAAATCAACTGTCCCGGCAGAAAGTGATCAGGAAATTGGGGCGGGGCAAGTTTTTTATTGCAGATCTTGCCCTCCTGAAAACCTTAGAAGCCTCTTGA